The Planococcus liqunii genome includes a region encoding these proteins:
- the kynU gene encoding kynureninase, protein MAIADNEEQLDSLARFKAEFYQQENQIYMDGNSLGLMSKRAETKLLEIAESWKDHAIDGWTEGANPWFTMAENLSSRIAPLVGALPHEVMVTGSITSNIHQMLATVFQPSESRCTIVVDELNFPSDIYAVESHLKLRGLNPETALKKITSRDGYTLELEDILEQLTGDVAVLLLPSVLYRSGQLLPIREITEAAHQKGILVGFDLAHSIGALPHTLHDTEVDFAVWCHYKYMNSGPGGTGGLYLHERHHHLIPGLAGWFGSDKTKQFDMDHSFEKAEGAGAYQVGTPHIFSMAPLLGSVEIFEEAGIENIRQTSLQLTRLLRNLIAEQIPAFDDVTPKRDEERGGHIALAHKEAARICKALKEAGVVPDFRAPNIIRLAPVALYTSLEDVEEMVSRLKKVMDEELYKNYTNERNVVA, encoded by the coding sequence GTGGCAATAGCAGACAATGAGGAACAGCTCGATTCACTGGCTCGTTTTAAAGCCGAGTTTTATCAACAGGAAAACCAAATTTACATGGATGGCAATTCGCTTGGACTGATGTCAAAAAGGGCGGAAACCAAACTGCTCGAAATAGCAGAAAGCTGGAAGGATCACGCCATTGATGGCTGGACAGAAGGCGCCAATCCTTGGTTCACGATGGCGGAAAATTTGAGTTCGCGGATTGCACCGCTCGTCGGGGCATTGCCGCATGAAGTAATGGTAACCGGATCGATCACCTCCAACATTCATCAGATGCTCGCGACTGTTTTTCAGCCGTCTGAGAGCCGCTGCACTATCGTAGTGGATGAATTGAATTTTCCTTCGGATATTTACGCAGTGGAAAGCCATTTGAAGCTGCGCGGTTTAAATCCGGAGACGGCTTTGAAAAAAATCACGAGCCGGGATGGCTATACACTGGAACTTGAAGATATTTTGGAGCAGTTGACGGGAGATGTGGCCGTATTATTATTGCCATCTGTCTTGTACCGAAGCGGGCAACTGCTGCCGATTCGGGAAATTACTGAAGCCGCCCATCAAAAAGGGATTCTTGTCGGCTTTGATCTTGCACATTCCATCGGTGCGCTTCCGCATACCTTGCACGACACAGAAGTCGACTTTGCTGTCTGGTGCCATTACAAGTACATGAACTCAGGTCCAGGCGGAACAGGCGGTCTTTACCTTCATGAGCGCCATCACCATCTGATCCCAGGCCTGGCAGGCTGGTTCGGTTCAGATAAAACAAAGCAATTCGATATGGATCATTCTTTCGAGAAAGCCGAAGGTGCAGGAGCTTATCAAGTGGGTACACCGCATATATTCAGTATGGCACCGCTTCTGGGTAGTGTAGAAATATTCGAAGAAGCCGGCATTGAAAATATTCGGCAGACATCGCTTCAGTTGACACGGCTTCTGCGGAACTTGATTGCCGAGCAGATTCCCGCCTTCGACGACGTGACGCCGAAACGGGATGAAGAGCGGGGAGGGCATATTGCGCTGGCCCACAAAGAAGCCGCACGAATTTGCAAAGCATTAAAAGAAGCCGGAGTTGTACCTGATTTTCGTGCACCGAACATCATCCGTCTTGCACCCGTTGCCTTGTATACATCATTGGAAGACGTAGAAGAAATGGTTAGCCGCTTAAAAAAAGTGATGGACGAAGAATTGTATAAGAACTATACCAATGAACGAAATGTGGTGGCGTAG
- the chrA gene encoding chromate efflux transporter: MAKKNYMEILKASTKLGLTSFGGPTAHLGYFREEYVVKRKWLDDKAYADLVALCQFLPGPASSQVGISVGMLRGGIFGGFLSWFGFTMPSVILLVLFALLVTNGSFDSGWIQGLKIVAVAVVAHALMGMGKSLAPDKPRIAIAVGAAAAILLMPTAWAQIGIIVLTGIIGYFLYRKAEAPEAVKLALTFGKKTGLAAWAIFVGLLIGLPLLRPVIESSYYAIFDIFYRVGSIVFGGGHVVLPMLEREVVPNWMSADLFISGYGAAQAVPGPLFTLAGYLGQLMGSGLGVLLAVVAMFLPSFLLVIGTLPFWSIIRTKSGVQAALKGVNAGVVGILLAALYDPVFTSGIRGPLDFAIAIIAFAMLVYFKLAPWIVVLITAILGAGAYAFLS; the protein is encoded by the coding sequence ATGGCAAAAAAGAATTACATGGAAATTTTAAAAGCATCTACGAAATTAGGACTGACTTCTTTCGGAGGCCCTACTGCACATCTTGGGTATTTCAGGGAAGAATATGTAGTGAAACGAAAATGGCTTGATGATAAAGCCTATGCCGATTTAGTCGCATTGTGCCAATTCCTGCCGGGACCGGCGAGTTCACAAGTCGGAATTTCTGTCGGCATGCTGAGAGGCGGAATATTCGGCGGCTTTCTGTCCTGGTTCGGCTTTACAATGCCTTCGGTCATCTTGCTGGTGTTGTTTGCCTTGCTTGTTACCAACGGTTCTTTTGACAGCGGCTGGATCCAAGGCTTGAAAATCGTTGCAGTCGCGGTAGTCGCACATGCCTTAATGGGGATGGGCAAGTCGCTTGCCCCGGATAAACCAAGAATCGCCATTGCTGTCGGAGCTGCTGCGGCAATTTTGCTGATGCCGACGGCTTGGGCTCAAATTGGCATCATTGTATTGACCGGAATCATCGGTTATTTTCTCTATCGAAAAGCAGAGGCGCCGGAAGCCGTCAAGCTGGCTTTAACGTTCGGCAAAAAGACGGGTTTAGCAGCTTGGGCGATTTTTGTGGGACTGCTGATCGGATTGCCTTTGCTTCGCCCCGTTATCGAATCAAGCTATTACGCTATATTTGATATCTTTTACCGTGTCGGATCAATCGTATTCGGCGGCGGGCACGTCGTCTTGCCGATGCTTGAACGGGAAGTGGTTCCGAACTGGATGTCAGCGGATCTTTTTATTTCCGGCTACGGAGCGGCACAAGCCGTTCCAGGACCTTTATTCACTTTGGCTGGTTACTTAGGGCAATTAATGGGCAGCGGACTTGGCGTCCTGCTCGCTGTAGTGGCCATGTTCTTGCCGTCGTTTCTGCTGGTAATCGGAACTTTGCCGTTTTGGAGCATCATCCGCACGAAGTCAGGCGTCCAGGCAGCCCTAAAAGGCGTTAATGCCGGGGTTGTCGGCATCTTGCTGGCAGCGTTGTACGACCCGGTTTTCACTTCGGGAATCCGTGGGCCGCTCGACTTCGCGATTGCGATTATCGCCTTTGCAATGTTAGTCTATTTTAAACTGGCACCGTGGATTGTCGTACTGATTACCGCAATTCTTGGAGCAGGGGCATACGCATTTCTATCATAA
- a CDS encoding cyclase family protein, giving the protein MKIGKIYDISMELSGQTPEWPGDIPFQYELAATIEQSGSVNVGKVVTSTHIGTHVDAPFHYDNDGIKINELPLDCYLTTAQVADVRGKTEITRSDLPVVEKGVTAILLKSDSWKDRSKFPETWPLFDPSIAEWMTENGIKLLGVDVPSVDTEHSKDLPMHMAMNRHGRFILEGIVLDEVPAGVYQLAALPLKIKGADGSPVRAVLYT; this is encoded by the coding sequence ATGAAAATCGGAAAAATATACGATATTTCGATGGAACTGAGCGGGCAGACACCGGAATGGCCAGGGGATATTCCATTCCAATATGAACTTGCAGCGACCATTGAACAAAGCGGGTCTGTCAACGTAGGGAAAGTGGTGACAAGTACGCATATCGGAACACATGTAGACGCACCTTTCCATTACGACAATGACGGCATCAAAATCAACGAATTGCCGCTGGACTGCTATTTGACGACCGCACAGGTTGCCGATGTAAGAGGAAAGACTGAAATTACCCGTTCAGATTTGCCGGTAGTAGAAAAAGGGGTAACCGCCATTCTGCTAAAATCAGACAGCTGGAAAGACCGGAGCAAATTCCCGGAAACCTGGCCGCTGTTCGATCCATCGATAGCCGAATGGATGACGGAGAACGGCATCAAGCTGCTGGGAGTAGATGTGCCGTCGGTGGATACAGAACACAGTAAAGATTTGCCGATGCATATGGCAATGAACCGCCATGGCCGATTCATTTTGGAGGGGATTGTCCTGGATGAGGTGCCGGCAGGCGTTTACCAATTGGCGGCACTTCCGCTGAAAATCAAAGGCGCTGATGGAAGTCCGGTCCGTGCAGTCCTTTACACATAA